Proteins encoded within one genomic window of Balneolaceae bacterium:
- the paaZ gene encoding phenylacetic acid degradation bifunctional protein PaaZ: MKVTSYSQGKWITTGTESDLISAVTGETVGKLIEADLDYKAMCEYARTVGGPKLREMSIHKRAFKIKFLAKHLLERKKKYYEISTHTGATKRDSWIDIDGGIITAFGISSQARQNLSDLPWHVEGDQVTLSRKGTFTGQHICVPRRGVAIQINAFNFPVWNMLEKLAPAFISGMPSIIKPSPLGSYLAFEVFKDIIESEILPEGSVQFIAADKPGNLLDHLTSQDSVDFTGSAETGRKLKSHPNIIGNNVRFNMEADSLNCSILGPDVTPNMPEFDLFINEVANEMTVKTGQKCTAIRRVIVPVEKSDEVIDALKNQLSEVVIGDPADEKTKMGPLASSFQAERFEIQLQKLEEVTDSVYQYQSEDLKGAYSKARILQCHKPLEIDEVHTIEAFGPMTTIMPYSTVDEAIEIANKADGSLVGSLFTADDEIAQKITLGCAPYHGRFMVINRDSADESTGHGSPIASLVHGGPGRAGGGEELGGARAVLHHMQRVALQGSPTTLMNITGQHISGAKTKEADIHPFKKYFEELEVGESLTTGERIVTNEDITEFAELTGDHFYAHADDKSAKKSLFGKRVAHGYLVLSITAGLFVHPDPGPVLLNYGLEDLRFTAPVEPGDTIQAKLIVKRKTVRQQREEDEHPFGMVWWNVEVTNQMNDLVAEYTILTLVKRKNRLDIDS; this comes from the coding sequence ATGAAAGTCACAAGCTACTCCCAAGGCAAATGGATCACTACCGGAACCGAATCTGACCTGATTAGTGCAGTTACCGGGGAGACCGTGGGCAAGCTGATTGAAGCCGATCTGGATTACAAAGCCATGTGCGAATATGCCCGAACGGTTGGCGGACCGAAATTGCGAGAGATGTCAATTCACAAGCGGGCGTTTAAAATCAAGTTTCTTGCGAAGCATCTTTTAGAGCGTAAAAAGAAATATTACGAAATATCGACTCATACCGGAGCTACAAAGAGAGATTCCTGGATTGATATTGATGGTGGTATTATAACAGCCTTTGGTATTTCGAGCCAGGCTCGGCAAAACCTCTCCGATCTGCCCTGGCATGTGGAAGGTGATCAAGTAACATTATCACGAAAAGGAACATTTACAGGACAGCATATCTGTGTACCGCGACGTGGAGTGGCCATCCAAATTAATGCTTTTAATTTCCCGGTCTGGAATATGCTGGAAAAACTGGCTCCGGCTTTTATCTCCGGAATGCCGTCCATTATTAAACCCTCCCCTCTTGGTTCGTACCTGGCCTTTGAAGTTTTTAAAGATATTATCGAATCAGAAATACTTCCCGAGGGCTCTGTTCAATTTATTGCAGCAGATAAACCCGGAAATCTTTTGGATCATTTGACCAGCCAGGATAGTGTTGATTTTACCGGATCAGCAGAAACGGGACGAAAACTCAAGAGCCATCCCAATATTATTGGCAATAATGTTCGGTTTAATATGGAAGCTGATTCCCTGAATTGTTCCATTTTGGGACCTGACGTTACCCCCAATATGCCGGAGTTCGATCTGTTCATCAATGAAGTGGCCAATGAAATGACCGTAAAAACCGGCCAAAAATGTACAGCGATCAGGCGTGTGATTGTTCCCGTTGAAAAATCGGATGAAGTGATTGACGCTCTAAAAAATCAGCTTTCTGAAGTTGTAATTGGAGATCCTGCTGATGAAAAAACCAAAATGGGTCCGCTTGCAAGTTCATTTCAGGCCGAACGATTTGAAATTCAGCTTCAAAAACTGGAGGAGGTCACAGATTCGGTTTATCAATATCAAAGCGAAGATTTGAAGGGAGCCTACTCAAAAGCACGAATCCTACAGTGCCACAAACCATTAGAAATTGATGAGGTTCACACCATCGAAGCCTTCGGCCCAATGACAACCATCATGCCCTACTCAACCGTAGATGAAGCGATCGAAATCGCCAATAAAGCAGATGGTTCACTGGTCGGATCTCTTTTTACGGCTGACGATGAAATCGCTCAAAAAATTACACTCGGCTGTGCTCCTTATCATGGACGTTTCATGGTAATCAATCGGGATAGCGCTGACGAATCAACAGGCCATGGTTCTCCGATTGCATCTCTGGTTCATGGCGGTCCCGGTCGCGCAGGCGGTGGTGAAGAACTGGGTGGAGCACGGGCTGTTTTACATCATATGCAGCGAGTCGCGCTGCAAGGTTCGCCAACAACTTTGATGAATATAACTGGTCAACACATCAGTGGAGCCAAAACCAAAGAAGCTGATATTCACCCCTTCAAAAAGTATTTTGAAGAATTAGAAGTTGGAGAATCATTGACAACCGGGGAGCGAATTGTCACAAATGAAGATATCACAGAATTTGCCGAACTGACCGGCGATCATTTTTATGCCCATGCGGATGATAAATCTGCAAAAAAATCTCTCTTCGGGAAACGGGTAGCTCATGGCTATTTGGTACTTTCAATCACAGCCGGGTTGTTTGTTCATCCCGATCCGGGACCCGTTCTTCTCAACTACGGTCTGGAAGATTTAAGATTCACAGCACCTGTTGAACCCGGCGATACCATCCAGGCCAAATTGATTGTGAAACGAAAAACTGTTCGTCAGCAGCGAGAAGAAGATGAACATCCCTTTGGAATGGTTTGGTGGAATGTGGAGGTAACCAATCAGATGAATGATTTGGTTGCTGAATACACCATTTTAACTCTTGTAAAACGTAAGAATCGATTGGATATTGATAGTTAA
- the mtnA gene encoding S-methyl-5-thioribose-1-phosphate isomerase has protein sequence MSREETSFQSIRWEEDHLTILDQTFLPDREVYIDLDSVGQVWDAIKKQKVRGAPVIGIAGAYGLYFGVQDLPDSTFQTFYSETQRIADYIKSAQPTVMNLSWSLKRMLTTIYALKEDPISDIKDKMLETAITIHDEDRRTCKSIGEHGVDLVPEDAGILTHDNTGGLATGEYGTALSVILHAHGEDKLKMVWVNETRPLLQGARLTAWELKKTEVPQRLQVDSAAANLMKNNEIDLVIVGADRISSLGDTFSRIGTYSLAVLANAHDIPFYVAAPLSTVDMELKDSDDFELEEREPEEVTHFANKGTAPDKVDVYNPAFDITPHNLITAFITEKGIIKPEFKENFEKLLN, from the coding sequence ATGAGCCGGGAAGAAACCTCATTTCAATCCATTCGCTGGGAAGAAGATCACCTCACTATTCTCGATCAAACCTTCTTACCCGATCGAGAAGTTTATATTGATTTAGATTCCGTTGGCCAGGTCTGGGATGCTATCAAAAAACAGAAAGTCCGGGGGGCACCGGTGATTGGAATTGCAGGAGCGTATGGTCTCTATTTTGGAGTTCAGGATTTGCCCGATTCAACGTTTCAAACATTCTACAGTGAGACTCAACGCATTGCCGATTACATTAAATCGGCGCAGCCAACAGTGATGAATCTATCTTGGTCGTTAAAGCGGATGCTTACAACGATTTATGCACTGAAAGAGGATCCAATTTCAGACATTAAAGATAAAATGCTTGAAACAGCCATCACTATTCACGATGAAGATCGGCGAACCTGCAAATCAATTGGTGAACATGGAGTTGATCTGGTTCCTGAAGATGCCGGAATTCTTACCCATGATAACACCGGCGGTCTTGCAACAGGAGAATATGGCACTGCTTTGTCGGTAATATTACATGCTCACGGAGAAGACAAGTTAAAAATGGTATGGGTAAACGAGACACGTCCGCTTTTGCAAGGAGCCAGATTAACAGCCTGGGAACTTAAAAAAACAGAAGTACCGCAACGTTTACAGGTCGATTCGGCCGCAGCTAACCTTATGAAAAATAATGAAATAGACCTGGTAATTGTCGGCGCCGACCGAATTTCAAGCCTGGGTGATACCTTTAGCCGAATTGGAACGTATAGCCTTGCTGTTTTAGCAAATGCACACGATATCCCATTTTATGTAGCGGCTCCTTTATCCACAGTAGATATGGAACTCAAAGACAGTGACGATTTTGAGCTGGAAGAGAGAGAACCGGAAGAGGTAACTCACTTCGCTAATAAAGGAACTGCCCCCGATAAAGTGGATGTCTACAATCCCGCTTTCGATATCACACCTCATAATCTGATTACGGCTTTCATCACCGAAAAAGGAATTATCAAGCCGGAGTTCAAAGAAAATTTTGAGAAACTTCTTAATTAG
- a CDS encoding DUF2892 domain-containing protein, with protein sequence MKKNVGYWDSIFRTIVGAAIVSIGMFYDNVWGLLGLILVFSGVVSFCPFYRIFKFATVHTNIEREN encoded by the coding sequence ATGAAGAAAAACGTAGGATACTGGGATTCAATATTCAGAACTATTGTGGGTGCCGCTATAGTGAGCATTGGAATGTTTTACGATAATGTTTGGGGATTACTCGGACTGATATTGGTATTTTCGGGTGTTGTATCGTTCTGCCCGTTTTACCGAATATTCAAATTTGCTACTGTGCATACAAACATAGAAAGAGAGAATTGA
- a CDS encoding L-threonylcarbamoyladenylate synthase has product MAKRIKIHPENPHRAKIFEISDDLREGAVAILPTDSQYALICDYQNKKGMDRIRKIRQMGKKDHLTVMCHSLEHVSTFAHLNDDNFKLIKRLIPGPYTFILPATREVPRLLTHPKKRTVGIRVPDYPICLELIRELGRPVLAITAKLDGVEYGHPEDGDREMFLSRFDKIVDVILDNQEPLHANETTILDLTDQPSKLIREGLGMERLEEALALEARELLVTDNL; this is encoded by the coding sequence ATGGCAAAACGAATAAAAATTCATCCCGAGAATCCACATCGCGCTAAAATATTTGAGATCAGTGACGATTTAAGAGAGGGAGCTGTAGCAATATTGCCAACGGATAGCCAATACGCACTGATCTGTGATTATCAGAATAAAAAGGGGATGGATCGTATTCGTAAAATTCGACAGATGGGTAAGAAAGACCATTTAACGGTGATGTGCCATTCGCTCGAACATGTATCTACATTTGCACATCTGAATGATGATAATTTTAAATTGATCAAACGGCTCATTCCCGGGCCATACACTTTTATTTTACCGGCAACGCGCGAAGTACCCCGCCTGCTTACCCATCCAAAAAAACGAACGGTTGGTATTCGTGTACCCGATTACCCGATCTGTCTTGAACTAATTCGGGAACTGGGACGGCCGGTGCTGGCTATTACGGCAAAACTGGACGGAGTTGAATATGGCCATCCGGAAGATGGAGACAGAGAGATGTTTCTAAGCCGGTTCGACAAAATTGTGGATGTGATTTTAGACAATCAGGAGCCACTGCATGCTAATGAAACCACTATTTTAGATCTCACTGACCAACCTTCAAAGTTAATTCGCGAAGGATTGGGGATGGAGCGGTTGGAAGAGGCCCTGGCTTTGGAAGCCCGAGAACTTCTTGTTACCGATAATCTCTAA